The region tatcaaCTGCGGAAGGTAAATTGATACATTACATCtacatataatttgcataaatattatcGGCTCATCACAGATATCGACAAGAACCGATAGAAAAGTCATAATATCTTTAGCACCACGTAATGGCCGTCTAGACACGATGGCTGGTCCTCAAACTTCAATACATTGCGTGCAATACTGATATGTACGAAACAGAGGCCTTTAAAatctagaaaaattatatcaaataataatataatttaaaaaaaaaaacaagaaaatataaattcataaataaataagtgtataaatataaatcaaatttttttataaaaacatgtcaattaaaagttttataaaatctcttaGTGATTAAAGTGAATCGTGATCATTTGCAATAATGTccgttaataaattaaatagtgtTGAcccaataaattaataaattaagtgtTGACCCATCAAGAgcagaattttattaacaaaaaatttagtgcTGAAATCTTACGCTCGTGAATCCCTCTAACGACAGGTCCATGATCTTTCCGGCGGTAATGGTAAGCCTTCTTTGTGATCTCAATATTATAAGTAGAACGAACTTGCTCTCATCAGGTTTAAAGTCGTACCAGATTGATTTGTACGCCGCGTCGCCGATCATTTTGCTCTAAAGAAGAATGTCGCAAAAATGGCGTGCTATCAATATGATAAATGAGTAAATTGACATAAAAACTTCGTTTATactataaaagaaataacagTTCAGACGGAGTTTCATTATACAGAAGTTATCATATACTTGAATTATCATGCTTTCTCACCAAGTAATTACGGTATTGTATCATTGACattaatctaaataattatgattaaaataatataagtaatgattatttaaaaaattgtaattttttgcataaaaacaGGGCTTCTTTTCTAAAGAAACTCGTATATGAcacaatattgtattatacaaactcatataattattgtcgGTGTATTGCAAcacatttacattaaaaacaaaaaatcttttaattatttgttcacattaaaaagaaatggaaaaagaaTATGTAACTTCTCGTTTCAATAGTTGCGTTCTTCATGACGAAAAtacaattgcattttttttttaaattaacacacAATGTATGGCCGAATCGCATAAATTGACGTTTCTACAGTGACTCAAGAGTAAAGACCTCATTGTTCCGACCTTGGCACTGAGATATTCTCCGCAATAGCAGAAGGTAAACGCCTCTACCGCAGCAGCCACGTAAAACACTATAGCTTTTATTAATGCCGCGCTATCGATTGTATCCGAGTCTTGCATCGTATTGATCGACTGCAACATCGAATTGCAATATAAATCACTAACTGCTGCAAAACACAAATCGTTTCTTGCGCACTTTGACGAGGGATTACATACCGTTATGACCGTGAATCCTACGCAACAGGTCAGTAATGTGCTCGACAAGAATTGAATTAGCGCTATATAAGAGAAGATTCTTTCGATTTTATTCGAAAAGATGATGATCCTCTGATGCTTGCCGATCAATGCCTTCATAGAGAAACTTAGCTGTTCATTGTTCTTCACGGGACATATATCCCTCAATGCGTCACACAAAATCTCTATTTGACCACTCGTATGAAGAATCTGAAAAAACGTACATTCTATAAAATcacgtaatataaataaaaaaatattttaccctCATCAAATGTAACAGTTGCTAACTAttggtatataaaataaattatgtatattattacacaGGACAAAGTGTAACATGAGATGTTTCatggtttaaaaaaaaccttaaaacaagaaaaaaattcagagGGATAATGtccattttgaatttattttacaatattacagCCGTCTGTGTGAgcctaattattaaaagtacgAGAAGctatagattataaaattaatatacatatacaaactCTGGATAATTCGCtagcaattatattttacatactgACAAAGAATATTAGTGTTTTAAAGTCCTTTCTTTATATAGATTAAGATTATTCTGAATATATTTCCATATGTtacaatatgaatatattacaaaatctaaaaaaaattagaaaaatgtcttctttttcaataaaaaaaaatggaagaagTATCAGTGTCATGATAATCGACTATTTCGAATATTGTCATCTTTAGCAGTATATACATAGCATATTGCtaacagataaaaatacagTGTCTCATGAAAACTAATTGCCATTATGCGACATCGCCTAGTAGATTTAGCTTAAAGATATCGAGagaaaattcttcttttatagATCGCACTCACTAACGTAACGAGCAGAGAATTAAGTACGCCGGTTACAGTGGAAGATGCCAGTTGATGAAGGAATTCCAGACACATAACGAGCTCGTACAGCGGCGATTCGTTACACTGCATTGGGAGCTGCAGTTGCAGCGTAAACGCGCGAACAGGCGTCTCGATTCC is a window of Temnothorax longispinosus isolate EJ_2023e chromosome 1, Tlon_JGU_v1, whole genome shotgun sequence DNA encoding:
- the LOC139818814 gene encoding odorant receptor 10-like isoform X1 yields the protein MLQRDRMTGISTAISLSVQIGLRIIGFWPNTPCALLFRCLWILTIGVVQTYQYWWLVIHFRTDDMSYLMESLSVTIEYTVMSLKLIILWFNTRIFYDALAAMAADWKKATNDEMHIMTSKTNLSRRISNVIIGLHSAAACCFGIEVLASHTDDYDADGIETPVRAFTLQLQLPMQCNESPLYELVMCLEFLHQLASSTVTGVLNSLLVTLILHTSGQIEILCDALRDICPVKNNEQLSFSMKALIGKHQRIIIFSNKIERIFSYIALIQFLSSTLLTCCVGFTVITSINTMQDSDTIDSAALIKAIVFYVAAAVEAFTFCYCGEYLSAKSKMIGDAAYKSIWYDFKPDESKFVLLIILRSQRRLTITAGKIMDLSLEGFTSILKASVSYISVLHAMY
- the LOC139818814 gene encoding uncharacterized protein isoform X2; the protein is MLQRDRMTGISTAISLSVQIGLRIIGFWPNTPCALLFRCLWILTIGVVQTYQYWWLVIHFRTDDMSYLMESLSVTIEYTVMSLKLIILWFNTRIFYDALAAMAADWKKATNDEMHIMTSKTNLSRRISNVIIGLHSAAACCFGIEVLASHTDDYDADGIETPVRAFTLQLQLPMQCNESPLYELVMCLEFLHQLASSTVTGVLNSLLVTLILHTSGQIEILCDALRDICPVKNNEQLSFSMKALIGKHQRIIIFSNKIERIFSYIALIQFLSSTLLTCCVGFTVITSINTMQDSDTIDSAALIKAIVFYVAAAVEAFTFCYCGEYLSAKVGTMRAK